One genomic segment of Longimicrobiaceae bacterium includes these proteins:
- a CDS encoding Shedu anti-phage system protein SduA domain-containing protein has product MPNQQTWGRWALDENDLIFRPDAGQPDPGYEISLASIQDLEKFTEIMDQLQGKRWIVPEDLTDIARARTAILKSHFVDEEFIPAPPSLPWFECPQAVQGEWSDFLNTADPLNEALFQEFLEQHPSLLPGPHGTTHGHYHGPVNNSVYCQAELPGFRAKRPDFLLFEQDSATIYAVLIEIEAPGKPWCTSSGTPSAILTRAIDQLRDWKAWFAEPHNVLAFQRLYGVDPDQTGYQRFVQHYILVYGRRADATRVAAFAKKRHDLAGSNEFFMTYDRLEPNRAADFMIRLDRSGPDTKHRLVSISPNFSLNTDTAVYFSSLVGREEAILRNRLISDERKQFLLERIEVADRYAEEFMTRRTSWYTKDGFRYTR; this is encoded by the coding sequence ATGCCCAACCAACAGACTTGGGGACGCTGGGCTCTTGATGAAAACGATTTGATCTTCCGGCCCGACGCAGGTCAGCCCGATCCTGGTTACGAGATCAGCCTGGCCAGTATCCAGGATCTGGAGAAATTCACGGAAATCATGGATCAACTCCAAGGTAAAAGATGGATTGTACCCGAAGATTTGACCGATATTGCAAGGGCACGTACGGCGATTTTGAAGTCTCATTTTGTCGATGAGGAGTTCATCCCCGCTCCGCCGTCGCTGCCGTGGTTCGAGTGCCCTCAAGCTGTACAGGGGGAATGGAGCGACTTTCTGAACACCGCAGATCCGTTGAACGAAGCGCTCTTTCAAGAATTCCTCGAGCAGCATCCCAGCTTGTTACCGGGACCCCACGGTACGACGCATGGGCATTACCATGGGCCTGTTAACAATTCTGTCTACTGCCAAGCGGAGCTGCCTGGTTTCCGCGCTAAGCGACCCGATTTTCTATTGTTCGAGCAGGACAGTGCCACGATCTACGCTGTTCTCATTGAGATTGAAGCACCAGGGAAGCCATGGTGTACATCGTCTGGAACCCCGAGCGCCATCCTCACGCGAGCTATCGACCAGCTACGTGATTGGAAAGCCTGGTTCGCAGAACCCCACAACGTGCTCGCCTTTCAACGCCTTTACGGGGTTGACCCGGATCAAACTGGATATCAGAGGTTTGTTCAGCATTACATCCTTGTCTACGGGCGTCGAGCCGACGCAACGCGAGTGGCGGCATTTGCTAAGAAGCGCCATGATCTCGCAGGTTCGAACGAGTTTTTTATGACGTATGATCGATTGGAACCCAACCGCGCGGCAGACTTCATGATTCGACTTGATCGCTCCGGGCCAGATACGAAACACCGCCTGGTGAGCATTTCACCCAATTTCTCCTTGAACACTGATACCGCTGTATACTTCTCCAGTTTGGTAGGGAGGGAGGAGGCGATATTGAGAAACCGGCTGATTAGCGACGAGAGAAAGCAGTTTCTCTTAGAACGGATTGAGGTGGCAGACAGATACGCTGAAGAGTTTATGACCCGCCGCACCTCATGGTACACCAAGGATGGATTCCGGTATACCCGATAG
- a CDS encoding winged helix DNA-binding domain-containing protein translates to MPARKTTGDAKPLKPRAPEVLTRRALNRALLARQMLLRRHALTAEEAIGRLGGMQSQAPNPPYIGLWSRLEGFRADALAGLMYERKVVRIALMRATIHLVTARDCLAWRPLLQPVIERGMRSSHGKRLGGADPAALAAVGRELVKEAPRTWEELADALGPRFPGADPAALAQAVRAWVPLVQVPPRGIWGEPGAARHTTTDVWLGRPLDADPSVDELVMRYLAAFGPVTVRDVQTWSGLTRLREVLDRLRPRLATFRDEGGAELFDLPDAPRPDADTPAPVRFLPEWDNMLLSHADRARIVADEHRASVFTINGQILGTILVDGFVTGTWKITRHRSAATLVITPFALLPSAKKTALEEEGARLLDWAAPEESEGAVRFLSG, encoded by the coding sequence ATGCCTGCACGGAAGACCACGGGAGATGCGAAGCCGCTGAAGCCCCGCGCGCCGGAAGTGCTCACGCGGCGTGCGCTGAACCGCGCGCTGCTCGCCCGGCAGATGCTTCTCCGGCGCCACGCACTGACGGCGGAGGAGGCGATCGGACGGCTGGGCGGGATGCAGTCGCAGGCGCCGAACCCGCCGTACATCGGCTTGTGGTCACGGCTGGAAGGCTTCCGCGCGGACGCGCTGGCGGGGTTGATGTACGAGCGGAAGGTGGTGCGCATCGCGCTGATGCGCGCCACGATCCACCTCGTCACCGCGCGCGACTGCCTGGCGTGGCGCCCGCTGCTCCAGCCCGTGATCGAGCGGGGGATGCGCAGCAGCCACGGCAAGCGCCTGGGCGGCGCGGACCCGGCCGCGCTCGCCGCCGTCGGCCGCGAACTGGTCAAGGAAGCGCCGCGCACCTGGGAAGAGCTCGCCGATGCGCTCGGTCCGCGTTTCCCCGGCGCCGATCCGGCCGCGCTGGCGCAGGCGGTGCGCGCGTGGGTGCCGCTGGTGCAGGTCCCGCCGCGCGGCATCTGGGGCGAGCCCGGCGCCGCCCGCCACACCACCACCGACGTGTGGCTCGGCCGCCCGCTCGACGCCGATCCGTCCGTCGACGAGCTGGTGATGCGCTACCTCGCCGCCTTCGGCCCCGTCACCGTCCGCGACGTGCAGACGTGGTCCGGCCTCACGCGCCTGCGCGAAGTGCTGGACCGGCTGCGCCCGCGCCTCGCCACCTTCCGCGACGAGGGCGGCGCCGAGCTGTTCGACCTGCCCGACGCACCGCGGCCGGACGCGGACACGCCAGCACCCGTGCGATTTCTGCCGGAGTGGGACAACATGCTGCTCTCGCACGCCGACCGCGCCCGCATCGTCGCGGACGAGCACCGCGCATCCGTCTTCACCATCAACGGCCAGATCCTCGGCACCATCCTCGTGGACGGCTTCGTCACCGGCACCTGGAAGATCACCCGCCACCGCTCCGCCGCCACCCTCGTCATCACCCCGTTCGCCCTACTCCCCTCCGCCAAGAAGACCGCGCTCGAAGAAGAAGGCGCGCGCCTGCTGGACTGGGCCGCGCCGGAAGAATCAGAGGGCGCGGTGCGGTTTCTCTCGGGTTGA